The Plectropomus leopardus isolate mb chromosome 1, YSFRI_Pleo_2.0, whole genome shotgun sequence sequence tcttttttttttgcaatttgtgtggacatttcttaatttctttttaagtttctcaggtgtttaccatgtttttgagagaaatcaaattgTCTCAGGTTtcacggaggcataaaaacttGAACAGAACTTCTCTACGTTCTCCACATTCATCATGTCTTACTAGTCTTTCACAACATGTCATCAGGTCTCCTCAGTTCCTGGtctgttgattttatttcatgccCTTGCCTTTAATCTCAGATCGATCAGCAGCAGAGTGGCAGTGTTTGGGGCATTTGCTCAGTTTCTTGAAGAGCCAGTGAGTCTGCAGACCAGCAGAGACAACATGAACGCTACAGCAGGAGCACAAACATGGTGAGCGCACATCCACAGTTTACCTGGCCTGAGCGGTACCCATCTCTAAATAACCGAATTTCTAACTGGCTGAACGATGGCCAAACAGGAATGATTccagtcatttaaaaatgtctgatgtttcctctaaccctttaaaacctggggcAACATCACTTctgttttgctgcattcagatgcctttcacaaaaatttaaacctctgaagcaaactggtgcagtttctttcaaaaactgatgaaataaGGCAATAATCAACTTAGTAAcaaatttcacaaattgcaTGGAATTAggaacattatttttgaaaaagctagaaaaaatggtatttaaagctaattatcatgattacatatctgaataaaggccaaaagattatcagcctggctgacGTATAAAACCTGTGTAAGCCTGGTTGTGTGTTACAGACTTtgaatgtggggaaaaaaaagaaacaaatgtctGTTTTCGGGGGTTCGTACTCACACTGCAGCTGTTGCTGGAGTTGTTACCGTCTTCGTCTCTCAGCAGGTCATCGATTTAGAGCTGCTGCAACCCGTTAAGATGAGCGAtcagaaaaatgaccacgacGAGGCGTTAAACAGCGACGACGTGGACGAGCTGTCAGCCAGTGATGACTCGGAGCCTGAAGGAGGACTCAGCAGCGCCCCCTTTGACCCGGAGCTGGACTGTGACGACGACGAAGACGGCAGGGAGGTCGCTGCTCCGGCCGCAGGACGCGGAGCTCAGAGTCCGTTCAGCCTGAGAGGAGGGAGCTCAGCTTTCTCAAACCGCAGCCACAGCATCTTTGACAGCCTGGACAGTGTCCCCCGGCTGTCCCCGTCCTCCTCTCTGAACCAGGAGAGTGACATGGATGGAGTGTTTGCTCGTCCTCTGCCTCCACGTCCCAGCAGGAAGACGAGCCAGCCTCCGTCCGACGGCCCATCACCAGCGAAGAAGAGAGGCGTCCCGGACTACCTGGTGCACCCAGAACGCTGGACGCACTACAGTCTGGAGGACGTGGCAGAGACCAGCGATCAGGGCAACAGCAGGGCGGCTCTCAACTTCCTGTCCGGTCTGCAGCAGAGGAAGGAGACGCAGCAGGAGAGCCGGAGCGAGTCCTCCTGTGACGTCCTGCAGAAGATGATCTTCTCCAGACCGAGCGGGCTGCAGAAGGAGCAACCTGCTGATCATCTGACGGCGGTCAGAGGCAAAGAGAAGGAGACGCGCCTCAGTCACCTGGACGAGGAGGACGAGCAGGAGGAgggcagggagggaggaaggagtaGAGAGCAGAGTGtagaaaaggacagaaagagagatgagGACAAAGACGTGAGGGGAGCTGTGGGTCAACCAGAGGAGAAGACAGAGGTGAAGGAGGACAAAGGTGAGAGGATGGAGGACACAAacacctccttcacctccttcaGGAAGACCAAACGGAAGAACTACAGGAGGAGCTCAGAGCAAGACGACAACTGACCGCGACGCAGCTCTCTGACACCTTTTCGTTTCCTCTGAATAACACGAACAGCAGCAGAGTTCTTCTTCTGTCaaataacatcaaaataaaagaacgCCGCTGCTGTCCAAACGTGTGGACTTCACTGTGAAAAAGACTGAAGCTCAAAGTTAAagggttcctacacatttttaccaatacatttccatgagtttgaggcaaattttaaaaaatcaaactccaaaatatatcattaaatat is a genomic window containing:
- the tssc4 gene encoding protein TSSC4 isoform X2, whose product is MVIDLELLQPVKMSDQKNDHDEALNSDDVDELSASDDSEPEGGLSSAPFDPELDCDDDEDGREVAAPAAGRGAQSPFSLRGGSSAFSNRSHSIFDSLDSVPRLSPSSSLNQESDMDGVFARPLPPRPSRKTSQPPSDGPSPAKKRGVPDYLVHPERWTHYSLEDVAETSDQGNSRAALNFLSGLQQRKETQQESRSESSCDVLQKMIFSRPSGLQKEQPADHLTAVRGKEKETRLSHLDEEDEQEEGREGGRSREQSVEKDRKRDEDKDVRGAVGQPEEKTEVKEDKGERMEDTNTSFTSFRKTKRKNYRRSSEQDDN
- the tssc4 gene encoding protein TSSC4 isoform X1, with the protein product MQVIDLELLQPVKMSDQKNDHDEALNSDDVDELSASDDSEPEGGLSSAPFDPELDCDDDEDGREVAAPAAGRGAQSPFSLRGGSSAFSNRSHSIFDSLDSVPRLSPSSSLNQESDMDGVFARPLPPRPSRKTSQPPSDGPSPAKKRGVPDYLVHPERWTHYSLEDVAETSDQGNSRAALNFLSGLQQRKETQQESRSESSCDVLQKMIFSRPSGLQKEQPADHLTAVRGKEKETRLSHLDEEDEQEEGREGGRSREQSVEKDRKRDEDKDVRGAVGQPEEKTEVKEDKGERMEDTNTSFTSFRKTKRKNYRRSSEQDDN